The Saliniramus fredricksonii genome segment CGCCGAGTGCCGGGCGCGATGCTGGCGCAGATAGGCTGCTGCAATCGCCTCCGGTGAATACAGGGCGAGCAACCGGCTCGCAAAAGCCGTTTCTTCGTCGGTGACATCCATCGACCAGTCGGGATCGGCGAGCAGACGTTCCTCGTCGCGGCGCAGGATCTCGTCCGCTCCCGGCGCAGTGATCCAGTCGGCTGTTACGCGGGCGCTCGCCAGCAGACGCTCGGCCCGCTTCACCGCCTTCGGCGGCACAACCAGGGCGGAGATGCCCTTGCGTCCGGCGCGGCCCGTGCGACCGGAGCGATGCAGCAGGCTATCGGCGTTGCTCGGGAGCTCGGCATGGATCACGAGTTCGAGATTGGGCAGATCGATGCCGCGGGCCGCGACATCGGTTGCGACGCAGACCCGGGCGCGACCGTCGCGCATCGCCTGAAGCGCATGCGTGCGCTCCGTCTGGCTCAGCTCACCGGAAAGACTGACGACGGCAAAGCCGCGATTGGAAAAGCGCGCAGTGAGCCGGCTCACCATCGCGCGGGTATTGGCGAAGACGATGGCGTTTTGCGCCTCGTGATAGCGCAGCACATTGATGATGGCGTTTTCCGCGTCCTGGGCGGCGACGCGCAGCGCCTGATAGGCGATGTCAGCATGCTGACTTGCCTCGGACTGGGTTTTCACCCGCACGGCCTCGCGCTGGAAACGCTGGGCCAGTTTCGCGATCATCGGCGGCACGGTCGCCGAGAACATCAGCGTCCGGCGCTCCGGCGGAGCCTTGTCCAGCATGAATTCCAGATCTTCGCGAAACCCGAGATCAAGCATCTCGTCCGCCTCGTCGAGGACAATGACCCGCAATCCGCTCATGTCGAGGGATCCGCGCTGGATATGGTCGCGCAGGCGGCCCGGCGTGCCCACGACGATATGGGCGCCGCGCGCGAGGGTGCGGCGCTCGTCGCGCATGTCCATGCCGCCGACGCAGGAAGCCATCCGGGCGCCCGCCCTGGCATAGAGCCAGCCGAGCTCACGCATCACCTGCGCGGCCAGCTCCCTCGTGGGTGCGACGATAAGGGCCAGCGGAGCGCCTGGTGGGCCGAGCATGCCTTCCGCATCCAGAAGCGTGGGAGCAATCGCGAGCCCGAATCCCACGGTCTTGCCCGAACCGGTCTGGGCGGATACCAGCAGATCGGCTTCGCGCAGGGCGGGATCGGTGACCGCCTCCTGGACCTGGGTAAGGCTATCATAACCGCGCTCGGCGAGCGCCTCGGACAAGGTATGGATCATGGAAGGCCAATCTGCGGAGGATATCGGCGCCGCAGTCTTGCGCGGTCCGCCGGCACGAAACGTGCGATTCAGGTTCACGTAACGCAACGCGCGGATCATGTATACTGCAGAAAACAGGCATCAGGCGCGTGGCGCCCGGGATCCTTCACCCGCTCCCCGTGATCGGCTATGCCACGGGATGGCTTCGATCGCAGAGGGTTGCGCATGCTTCCATGGATACAGCTGGCCACGGCACAAACGCCGGAGGGGGATAGGCTCAGGCTCCTGCGCCGGGGCGATGAATTCTCGATCCGTCTCGAAGGCGGCAACGAGCTGATGAACAGCCGCCTCGGCGGCTCGGAGGAGGCGCTCGCGACGCTTGCTTTCGACCA includes the following:
- a CDS encoding DEAD/DEAH box helicase gives rise to the protein MIHTLSEALAERGYDSLTQVQEAVTDPALREADLLVSAQTGSGKTVGFGLAIAPTLLDAEGMLGPPGAPLALIVAPTRELAAQVMRELGWLYARAGARMASCVGGMDMRDERRTLARGAHIVVGTPGRLRDHIQRGSLDMSGLRVIVLDEADEMLDLGFREDLEFMLDKAPPERRTLMFSATVPPMIAKLAQRFQREAVRVKTQSEASQHADIAYQALRVAAQDAENAIINVLRYHEAQNAIVFANTRAMVSRLTARFSNRGFAVVSLSGELSQTERTHALQAMRDGRARVCVATDVAARGIDLPNLELVIHAELPSNADSLLHRSGRTGRAGRKGISALVVPPKAVKRAERLLASARVTADWITAPGADEILRRDEERLLADPDWSMDVTDEETAFASRLLALYSPEAIAAAYLRQHRARHSAPEELVPVDTRPAAKAHARFGPSVWFTLSVGRDDGAEPRWLLPLLCRSGGLDKDAIGAIRVQQSETLVEISETSVAKFLSALGKQGSLEKGVTVRRASGAPQIDAPASPRKARTSGKFSDAGAGGAGSDKKWKKRFTKADGEAAAQSVSKKKAGKVAAGKAAAGKRGKRTADPSDPPKR